The Corallococcus exiguus genome includes a window with the following:
- a CDS encoding lipocalin-like domain-containing protein, with the protein MGRGLVIGVVLVLAGLGVAVGVVLRDTEDTGPANTGGMTVASAMGGDGGTEGYARAMEPRPFHFPEDHGPHPDFRTEWWYWTGNLETQDGRAFGYQFTLFRSALSPEQPRRESSWGTRQVFMGHFTLTDVSAGKFHVTERFSRAAQGLAGADGAPFHVWLQDWDVRSEGASGTWPMHLRAQGDGVTLELMLDEGKPPVLQGDKGLSQKGAERGNASYYYSMPRMPSRGTVSVDGQTVQVKGESWMDREWSTSALSGDQVGWDWFALQLSDGSELMLYQLRKKDGSKDAFSAGTYVPATGEAVHLSADDMQLEPRGTWKSPRGGEYPAGWRVQVPKVSLELTVTPKLPDQELPVLVRYWEGAVTVDGTREGQPVQGRGYLEMTGYADVPRSDETVRSRTP; encoded by the coding sequence ATGGGGCGGGGACTCGTCATCGGGGTGGTGTTGGTGCTCGCCGGGCTGGGCGTGGCGGTGGGCGTGGTGCTGCGGGACACGGAGGACACCGGGCCCGCGAACACAGGCGGCATGACGGTCGCGTCCGCGATGGGCGGAGACGGCGGCACGGAGGGCTACGCGCGCGCGATGGAGCCCCGGCCCTTCCACTTCCCGGAGGACCACGGCCCCCACCCCGACTTCCGCACCGAGTGGTGGTACTGGACAGGAAATCTAGAGACGCAGGACGGGCGCGCCTTCGGCTACCAGTTCACGCTGTTCCGCAGCGCGCTGTCGCCAGAGCAGCCGCGGCGCGAGTCCAGCTGGGGCACGCGGCAGGTGTTCATGGGGCACTTCACGTTGACGGACGTGAGCGCCGGGAAGTTCCACGTCACCGAGCGCTTCAGCCGCGCGGCGCAGGGACTGGCGGGCGCGGACGGTGCGCCCTTCCATGTCTGGCTTCAGGACTGGGACGTGCGCAGCGAAGGCGCGAGCGGCACGTGGCCCATGCACCTGCGCGCGCAGGGCGACGGGGTGACGCTGGAGCTGATGCTGGACGAGGGCAAGCCGCCGGTGCTCCAGGGTGACAAGGGCTTGAGCCAGAAGGGCGCGGAGCGGGGCAACGCGTCCTACTACTACTCGATGCCGCGCATGCCTTCGCGGGGCACGGTGTCGGTGGATGGGCAGACGGTGCAGGTGAAGGGCGAGAGCTGGATGGACCGCGAGTGGAGCACCAGCGCGCTGAGCGGCGACCAGGTGGGCTGGGACTGGTTCGCGCTCCAACTCTCCGACGGCAGCGAGCTGATGCTCTACCAGCTGCGCAAGAAGGACGGTTCGAAGGACGCCTTCAGCGCGGGCACGTATGTCCCCGCGACAGGTGAAGCCGTGCATCTGAGCGCCGATGACATGCAATTGGAGCCCCGGGGCACCTGGAAGAGCCCGCGCGGCGGCGAGTACCCGGCGGGCTGGCGCGTCCAGGTTCCCAAGGTGTCGCTGGAGCTGACCGTGACGCCGAAGCTGCCGGATCAGGAGCTGCCGGTGCTGGTGCGCTACTGGGAGGGCGCGGTGACCGTGGACGGCACGCGCGAGGGCCAGCCCGTGCAGGGGCGCGGCTACCTGGAGATGACGGGCTACGCGGACGTGCCCCGGAGCGACGAGACCGTGCGCAGCCGCACGCCGTGA
- a CDS encoding DUF6194 family protein encodes MTGAISLEALAEYIQDAFKDVHMDTSTPDLFFFAGDERKHPFATIVTRDTEFDHHSELDRDEVFRLNLGLSKESFQKLFPQLDPNVDYTDLDVLLPHPAYSRMFWLSVLNPSHETLRLLRPYLKEAHSIQVNRAARG; translated from the coding sequence ATGACAGGAGCCATCAGCCTGGAAGCGCTGGCGGAGTACATCCAGGATGCGTTCAAGGACGTGCACATGGACACCTCCACGCCGGACCTCTTCTTCTTCGCGGGGGACGAGCGGAAGCACCCCTTCGCGACCATCGTCACGCGGGACACCGAGTTCGACCATCACTCGGAGCTGGACCGCGATGAGGTGTTCCGGCTGAACCTGGGCTTGAGCAAGGAGAGCTTCCAGAAGCTGTTCCCGCAGCTCGACCCGAACGTGGACTACACGGACCTGGACGTGCTCCTGCCGCACCCGGCCTATTCGCGGATGTTCTGGCTGAGCGTGCTCAACCCCAGCCACGAAACACTCCGGCTGCTGCGCCCGTACCTGAAGGAAGCCCACTCCATCCAGGTGAATCGGGCCGCCCGGGGCTGA
- a CDS encoding NmrA/HSCARG family protein, which yields MATKRETVLVLGATGQQGGATARALLKDGWRVRAFVRDPASAKARELEAAGVELVRGDMGDRASLDRAVAGAYGVFSIQPSSAQASYGVTDDDEVRFGTSIADAAKAAGVEHFVYTSVLGLRPGTGVDHFETKWRIEEHVRASGLRATIVRPGTFMELLLVPDFGLTRGALQFFIQPEQPMQFIAGEDIGVLTARVFADPRTYVGTTLEMAGDSLTGSALAEKIGRATGTSISYSRFPPEMLAASPMLRKLVKLFEDGFVFESADIPALRRLAPGLLTFDAWLERGGAAAIRERFAA from the coding sequence ATGGCGACGAAGCGCGAAACCGTATTGGTGCTGGGAGCGACAGGGCAGCAGGGAGGCGCGACGGCGCGGGCCTTGCTTAAGGACGGCTGGCGGGTCCGCGCGTTCGTGCGGGATCCGGCGAGCGCGAAGGCCCGCGAGCTTGAAGCGGCGGGCGTGGAGTTGGTGCGTGGGGACATGGGGGACCGCGCGTCGCTCGACCGTGCGGTCGCGGGGGCGTACGGCGTCTTCAGCATCCAGCCCAGCTCGGCACAGGCGAGCTACGGCGTCACGGACGACGACGAGGTCCGCTTCGGCACATCCATCGCGGACGCGGCGAAGGCGGCGGGCGTAGAGCACTTCGTCTACACGTCGGTGCTGGGGCTGCGTCCCGGCACGGGTGTGGACCACTTCGAGACCAAGTGGCGCATCGAGGAGCACGTCCGGGCCAGTGGCCTTCGCGCGACCATCGTGCGGCCGGGGACCTTCATGGAGCTGCTGCTGGTGCCGGACTTCGGCCTGACACGGGGGGCGCTCCAGTTCTTCATCCAGCCGGAGCAGCCCATGCAGTTCATCGCGGGGGAGGACATCGGCGTACTGACCGCACGCGTGTTCGCGGATCCACGCACGTACGTGGGGACCACGCTGGAGATGGCGGGAGACTCGCTCACCGGCAGTGCACTCGCGGAGAAGATCGGCCGGGCCACCGGGACGTCCATCTCCTACTCACGGTTTCCGCCAGAGATGCTTGCGGCGAGCCCGATGCTGCGCAAGCTCGTGAAGCTGTTCGAGGATGGTTTTGTGTTCGAGAGCGCGGACATCCCGGCGCTGCGGCGGCTGGCGCCGGGACTGCTCACGTTCGATGCGTGGCTGGAGCGCGGGGGCGCCGCGGCGATCCGGGAGCGCTTCGCGGCCTAG
- a CDS encoding TetR/AcrR family transcriptional regulator codes for MTKQPKNPQEDVTGGALRADARRNRERLLVAAHAVFSERGADASLNDVAKRAGVGIGTLYRHFESREALLAATCDEQLLTLAKKSLERSEALPPLEALRLFLAELVHCAGMYKGLAASLGIVLKNHTQGCDATTAEGERLLKAAQHAGEVRSDILLDDVVCMAMAISLAAAEDASDSKRIHRLTGMFFDGLRSRPGPRGARHR; via the coding sequence ATGACAAAGCAGCCGAAGAACCCGCAGGAGGACGTGACGGGCGGAGCCTTGCGCGCGGATGCGCGGCGCAATCGGGAGCGGCTGCTCGTGGCGGCGCATGCCGTGTTCTCCGAGCGCGGCGCGGACGCGTCGCTCAACGACGTGGCGAAGCGGGCGGGGGTGGGCATCGGCACGCTCTACCGTCACTTCGAGTCGCGGGAGGCGCTGCTCGCCGCGACGTGCGACGAACAACTGCTGACGCTCGCGAAGAAGAGCCTCGAACGCTCGGAGGCACTGCCCCCTCTCGAAGCCCTGCGCCTCTTCCTGGCGGAGCTCGTGCACTGCGCGGGGATGTACAAGGGGCTCGCGGCGTCGCTGGGGATCGTCCTCAAGAACCACACCCAGGGCTGTGACGCGACGACGGCCGAGGGCGAGCGCCTGCTGAAGGCCGCCCAGCACGCGGGCGAGGTGCGAAGCGACATCCTCCTGGATGACGTGGTGTGCATGGCGATGGCCATCTCCCTCGCCGCCGCGGAGGACGCCTCGGATTCCAAGCGCATCCACCGCCTCACCGGGATGTTCTTCGACGGGCTGCGCTCCCGCCCCGGGCCCCGCGGAGCACGGCACCGGTAA
- a CDS encoding SDR family NAD(P)-dependent oxidoreductase: MNVLVTGATGLIGNAIAHRLVKQGASVRALVRDPARAAKLLPSSVQLVPGDVTSPGTLPAALHDVELVFHAAGMPEQWHRDDSIFDRVNRQGSVNVLSAAHAAKVRRVVYTSTMDVFAAPRGGELTEAHIDPHPKPTVYERSKQDAERAVEAIRQQGLDVVFVNPAAVYGPSPVHVGLNSFFIQLLNKKAPLLPPGGMSVVHVDGCTDVHLAAAERGVNGERYLVADQYASNADLALAIHQAAGAGKPPAVAPVFLMEALARVSAPLARVFPFTPLVAPGQLSFMRWEARVNAAKAQRELAFRPTPLADGVARTVTFLRDQGLIPRA, encoded by the coding sequence ATGAACGTCCTCGTCACCGGGGCCACTGGCCTCATCGGCAACGCCATTGCCCATCGGCTCGTGAAGCAGGGCGCCTCCGTCCGCGCGCTCGTGCGGGACCCGGCCCGCGCCGCGAAGCTGCTCCCATCCTCCGTGCAGCTCGTCCCGGGTGACGTCACGTCACCGGGCACCCTGCCCGCCGCGTTGCATGACGTGGAGCTCGTCTTCCACGCCGCGGGCATGCCGGAGCAGTGGCATCGGGACGACTCCATCTTCGACCGCGTGAACCGCCAGGGCAGCGTGAACGTCCTGTCCGCCGCTCATGCCGCGAAGGTGCGACGCGTGGTCTACACGTCCACCATGGATGTCTTCGCCGCGCCCCGGGGCGGCGAGCTGACCGAAGCCCACATCGATCCGCACCCCAAGCCCACCGTCTACGAGCGCTCCAAGCAGGACGCCGAGCGCGCCGTGGAGGCCATCCGCCAGCAGGGGCTGGACGTCGTCTTCGTCAACCCGGCCGCCGTCTACGGCCCCAGCCCGGTGCACGTGGGGCTCAACTCCTTCTTCATCCAGTTGCTCAACAAGAAGGCCCCGCTGCTCCCGCCGGGCGGCATGTCCGTGGTCCACGTGGACGGCTGCACCGACGTGCACCTCGCCGCCGCCGAGCGCGGCGTCAACGGTGAGCGCTACCTCGTCGCCGACCAGTACGCGAGCAACGCGGACCTCGCGCTCGCCATCCACCAGGCCGCCGGGGCCGGCAAGCCGCCCGCCGTCGCGCCCGTCTTCCTGATGGAGGCCCTGGCCCGCGTGTCCGCGCCGCTCGCGCGCGTGTTTCCCTTCACGCCGCTCGTCGCGCCTGGACAGCTGTCCTTCATGCGCTGGGAGGCTCGCGTGAACGCGGCCAAGGCGCAGCGGGAGCTGGCCTTCCGCCCCACCCCGCTCGCGGATGGCGTGGCCCGCACCGTGACCTTCCTGCGCGACCAGGGACTCATCCCTCGCGCCTGA
- the glpK gene encoding glycerol kinase GlpK, which produces MAKAKYVLALDQGTTGTHVSILDTRLQVVGRSYKELPQHFPKPSWVEHDLIDIWNTSEWCIARALKDAGLTGRDIAVVGITNQRETTGLWDRETSEPLARAIVWQDRRTADICQKLKAQGVEPRVREVTGLVLDPYFSGTKLTWLFQHLKGAKKRAERGDVCFGTIDSWLVHKLTGGVAHVTDVSNASRTLLMDLRTLNWDDELCSLLGVPRACLPEIRGNAEVYGTTRGMRSLPDGVLVAGMAGDQQAALFGQACFDPGESKCTYGTGAFLLMNTGTQPVRSTAGLLTTVAWKMGNTTNYALEGSSFIAGAAVQWLRDGLKVIKKAPDVEALAASVKDSGDVVFVPALAGLGAPHWRPEARGLFAGIDRSTTVAHLARATLEGVALQIHDLAEAMRRDSGRDIPVFKADGGAAANNLLMQYQADLLGVPVVRPRNLETTALGAAFLGGLGAGVWTSPDAIRRAWKADRTFKPKMKPEVRARHLEKWKQAVSRA; this is translated from the coding sequence ATGGCGAAGGCGAAATACGTCCTGGCGCTGGACCAGGGCACCACGGGGACCCACGTCTCCATCCTCGATACCCGGTTGCAGGTGGTGGGCCGCTCCTACAAGGAACTGCCCCAGCACTTCCCCAAGCCGTCGTGGGTGGAGCACGACCTGATCGACATCTGGAACACCAGCGAGTGGTGCATCGCCCGCGCGCTCAAGGACGCCGGCCTCACCGGCCGCGACATCGCCGTGGTGGGCATCACCAACCAGCGGGAGACCACGGGCCTGTGGGACCGCGAGACCTCCGAGCCCCTGGCCCGCGCCATCGTCTGGCAGGACCGCCGCACCGCGGACATCTGTCAGAAGCTCAAGGCCCAGGGTGTCGAGCCCCGCGTGCGGGAAGTCACCGGCTTGGTACTGGACCCCTACTTCTCCGGCACCAAGCTCACCTGGCTCTTCCAGCACCTCAAGGGCGCCAAGAAGCGCGCCGAGCGCGGCGACGTGTGCTTCGGCACCATCGACTCGTGGCTCGTCCACAAGCTCACCGGCGGCGTCGCCCACGTCACGGACGTGTCCAACGCCAGCCGCACGCTGCTCATGGACCTGCGCACGCTCAACTGGGATGACGAGCTGTGCTCGCTCTTGGGCGTGCCGCGCGCGTGCCTGCCGGAAATCCGAGGCAACGCGGAGGTGTACGGCACCACTCGCGGCATGCGCAGCCTGCCGGACGGCGTGCTCGTCGCGGGCATGGCGGGAGACCAGCAGGCGGCCCTCTTCGGGCAGGCGTGCTTCGACCCCGGCGAATCCAAGTGCACCTACGGCACCGGCGCCTTCCTGCTCATGAACACCGGCACCCAGCCGGTGCGCTCCACCGCGGGGCTGCTCACCACCGTGGCGTGGAAGATGGGCAACACCACGAACTACGCGCTGGAGGGCAGCTCCTTCATCGCGGGCGCCGCCGTGCAGTGGCTGCGCGACGGCCTCAAGGTCATCAAGAAGGCCCCGGACGTGGAGGCGCTGGCCGCCAGCGTGAAGGACTCCGGCGACGTCGTCTTCGTCCCGGCGCTCGCGGGCCTGGGCGCGCCGCACTGGCGCCCGGAGGCGCGCGGCCTGTTCGCCGGCATCGACCGCTCCACCACCGTGGCGCACCTGGCGCGCGCGACGCTGGAGGGCGTGGCCCTCCAAATCCACGACCTGGCGGAGGCCATGCGCCGCGACAGCGGGCGGGACATCCCCGTCTTCAAGGCGGACGGCGGCGCCGCTGCCAACAACCTGCTCATGCAGTACCAGGCGGACCTCTTGGGCGTCCCGGTGGTCCGCCCGCGCAACCTGGAGACCACGGCCCTGGGCGCGGCCTTCCTGGGCGGCCTGGGCGCGGGCGTGTGGACCAGCCCGGACGCCATCCGCCGCGCGTGGAAGGCGGACCGGACCTTCAAGCCGAAGATGAAGCCGGAGGTGCGCGCGCGCCACCTGGAAAAGTGGAAGCAGGCGGTTTCGCGCGCGTGA
- a CDS encoding 4a-hydroxytetrahydrobiopterin dehydratase produces MAYDRTLLTPDALQTFLAQHPAWKHEGGMIRRTYEAPSFLEGIAFVERVAKAAEAADHHPDIDIRWCKVTLALVTHDAGGLTSRDSALAAEADRLFSEGAAVR; encoded by the coding sequence ATGGCCTACGACCGCACGTTGCTCACCCCGGATGCGCTCCAGACCTTCCTCGCCCAGCACCCCGCCTGGAAGCACGAGGGCGGGATGATCCGCCGCACCTACGAAGCGCCCTCGTTCCTGGAGGGCATCGCCTTCGTGGAGCGCGTGGCGAAGGCCGCGGAGGCCGCGGACCACCACCCGGACATCGACATCCGGTGGTGCAAGGTGACGCTGGCGCTGGTGACGCACGACGCGGGCGGCCTCACGTCCCGCGACTCCGCCCTGGCGGCGGAGGCGGACCGCCTCTTCAGCGAAGGGGCCGCTGTCCGGTGA
- a CDS encoding ammonia-forming cytochrome c nitrite reductase subunit c552, whose protein sequence is MTEPEKAPEKRRRFSGTKLVVAVAVAAALASAGVTALLVNIMERKQEARNPFYRVVELDDTITDPAVWGKNFPLQYDGYKRTVDQKRTRYGGSEAVARTPTQADPRSVVAQSRLEEDPRLVTMWSGYAFATDFREERGHAHMLEDQVFTQRQQVTQQPGTCIHCHGSVYVPYKKLGDGDLIKGFEKMNQMPFAEARKLVEHPVSCIDCHDPSTMQLRVTRPGFIEGIAALKASQGVPGFKVNEDATRQEMRTYVCGQCHVEYYFKGKEKRLTYPWAKGINIDQIMAYYDEDGHVDWTHALTGAKVLKAQHPEFEMYNQGIHAKSGVACADCHMPYQREGAMKISDHHVRSPLLNINRACQTCHKWSEAELLNRAETIQTRTFQTRNIAMDALVDLIHDLESARKAGVPDESLAKARDLQKRAQFYLDFVEAENSMGFHADQEAVRILSNSINFSRLGQNALRPGGGASTAPDQRPAGAPPATGTGSAPQGSR, encoded by the coding sequence ATGACCGAGCCCGAGAAGGCTCCGGAGAAGCGCCGGCGGTTCAGCGGCACCAAACTCGTGGTGGCGGTCGCGGTGGCGGCGGCGCTGGCCTCGGCGGGCGTCACCGCCCTGCTGGTCAACATCATGGAGCGCAAGCAGGAGGCGAGGAACCCCTTCTACCGGGTGGTGGAGCTCGACGACACCATCACGGACCCCGCCGTGTGGGGGAAGAACTTCCCGCTGCAGTACGACGGCTACAAGCGCACGGTGGACCAGAAGCGCACCCGCTACGGCGGGAGCGAGGCGGTGGCGCGCACGCCCACCCAGGCGGATCCTCGCTCGGTGGTGGCGCAGAGCCGGCTGGAGGAGGACCCCCGCCTGGTCACCATGTGGAGCGGCTACGCCTTCGCCACCGACTTCCGCGAGGAGCGCGGCCACGCGCACATGCTGGAGGACCAGGTCTTCACCCAGCGGCAGCAGGTGACGCAGCAGCCGGGCACCTGCATCCACTGCCACGGCAGCGTGTACGTGCCCTACAAGAAGCTGGGGGACGGGGACCTCATCAAGGGCTTTGAAAAGATGAACCAGATGCCCTTCGCCGAGGCTCGCAAGCTCGTGGAGCACCCGGTGTCCTGCATCGACTGCCACGACCCCTCCACCATGCAGCTGCGCGTCACGCGCCCCGGCTTCATCGAGGGCATCGCCGCGCTCAAGGCCAGCCAGGGCGTGCCCGGCTTCAAGGTGAATGAGGACGCCACCCGCCAGGAGATGCGCACGTACGTGTGCGGGCAGTGCCACGTCGAGTACTACTTCAAGGGCAAGGAGAAGCGCCTCACGTACCCCTGGGCCAAGGGCATCAACATCGACCAGATCATGGCCTACTACGACGAGGACGGGCACGTCGACTGGACCCACGCCCTCACCGGCGCGAAGGTCCTCAAGGCGCAGCACCCTGAGTTCGAGATGTACAACCAGGGCATCCACGCGAAGAGCGGCGTGGCGTGCGCGGACTGCCACATGCCCTACCAGCGCGAGGGGGCGATGAAGATCAGCGACCACCACGTGCGCAGCCCGCTGCTCAACATCAACCGCGCCTGTCAGACGTGCCACAAGTGGAGCGAGGCGGAGTTGCTCAACCGGGCGGAGACCATCCAGACGCGCACCTTCCAGACGCGCAACATCGCCATGGACGCGCTGGTGGACCTCATCCACGACCTTGAGAGCGCACGGAAAGCGGGAGTGCCCGACGAGTCACTGGCCAAGGCGCGCGACCTGCAGAAGCGCGCCCAGTTCTACCTGGACTTCGTGGAGGCGGAGAACTCCATGGGCTTCCACGCGGACCAGGAGGCGGTGCGCATCCTGAGCAACTCCATCAACTTCTCACGCCTGGGCCAGAACGCGCTGCGGCCTGGCGGAGGCGCCTCCACCGCCCCGGATCAGCGGCCCGCGGGAGCGCCCCCAGCCACTGGAACTGGGAGCGCTCCGCAGGGCTCGCGGTAG
- the nrfH gene encoding cytochrome c nitrite reductase small subunit, with protein MLFASRTVLAVILGIAMGVAVGLGGFTFAYAKGSSYLRDDPAACANCHIMNEQYDGWRKSSHHAVATCNDCHTPAGFLPKYYTKASNGFWHSFYFTTGTFPDPIRLRPGNRVVTENACRKCHASIVEAIETPPTGHGQVAPGEQLQCLTCHNSVGHPEGSGNPELIRKENAR; from the coding sequence GTGCTCTTCGCATCCCGCACCGTACTGGCCGTGATCCTCGGGATTGCCATGGGTGTGGCGGTCGGTCTCGGCGGCTTCACCTTCGCGTACGCGAAGGGTTCGTCCTACCTGCGGGACGACCCTGCCGCCTGTGCCAACTGCCACATCATGAACGAGCAGTACGACGGCTGGCGCAAGAGCAGCCATCACGCGGTGGCCACCTGCAACGACTGCCACACGCCCGCGGGCTTTCTGCCCAAGTACTACACGAAGGCGAGCAACGGCTTCTGGCACTCCTTCTACTTCACCACCGGCACCTTCCCGGACCCCATCCGCCTGCGTCCGGGCAACCGCGTGGTGACGGAGAACGCGTGCCGCAAGTGCCATGCCTCCATCGTGGAGGCCATCGAGACGCCCCCCACGGGCCACGGGCAGGTGGCCCCCGGCGAGCAGCTCCAGTGCCTCACCTGCCACAACTCCGTGGGCCACCCCGAAGGGTCGGGGAACCCCGAGCTCATCCGTAAGGAGAATGCACGATGA
- a CDS encoding FAD-binding protein yields the protein MPPVIHESSQKRWQNWHQSYTQKLELLVDVWNADASQSTVPGYLDTTVGLQGLIQRALTERLEIRGLGGGWSFSKAPATSGILVNTRPLNYLFPAPRTHPDHPGRREDLLFAQSGVSVAELNHFLKKVGKSLTTSGASNGQTIAGAIGTGTHGSSLETGAMQDFVVGLHIVGSPDRHVWLERASAPVIHDEIPQKLGAELIRDDALFNAALVGLGGFGLVHGVLMEVVDLYYLQAYRQRMPLTEGLWRAFDQLDFSGITLPGPQGLKPYHFTAVINPNDMDRGVFVTVMYKHARCPEGSNPPSPGSKLTQGDSALEIVGVLTDMVSELTIPLLSRLMDRFYTEYENVCGTHGELFTDTTTRGKAWGSAVGVPLGRVRETVELALAINRTHAFPGLFGVRYALPSKATLAFTQHAPMTCILDIDGASSTRTKSYNRRVWQQLAESSIPHTYHWGKLHELDGPAVRGLYGEARVNAWLEARRALLPTPELRAAFANDYLRGLELE from the coding sequence ATGCCTCCCGTCATCCACGAGAGCAGCCAGAAGCGCTGGCAGAACTGGCACCAGAGCTACACCCAGAAGCTGGAGCTGCTGGTGGACGTCTGGAACGCGGATGCCTCCCAGTCCACGGTGCCGGGCTACCTCGACACCACCGTGGGCCTGCAGGGCCTCATCCAGCGCGCGCTCACCGAGCGCCTGGAGATCCGCGGCCTGGGGGGCGGCTGGTCCTTCTCCAAGGCGCCCGCCACCAGCGGCATCCTCGTCAACACCCGGCCGCTGAACTACCTCTTCCCCGCGCCCCGCACCCATCCCGACCATCCGGGCCGGAGGGAGGACCTCCTCTTCGCGCAGAGCGGTGTCTCCGTCGCGGAGCTGAACCACTTCCTGAAGAAGGTCGGCAAGTCCCTGACCACCTCGGGCGCCAGCAATGGGCAGACCATCGCCGGGGCCATCGGAACGGGCACGCATGGATCCAGCCTGGAGACCGGCGCCATGCAGGACTTCGTGGTGGGCCTGCACATCGTCGGCTCACCGGACCGCCACGTCTGGTTGGAGCGAGCCAGCGCGCCGGTCATCCACGACGAGATTCCGCAGAAGCTTGGCGCGGAGCTCATCCGGGACGACGCCCTCTTCAACGCCGCCCTGGTGGGCCTGGGCGGCTTCGGACTCGTGCACGGCGTCCTGATGGAGGTGGTGGACCTCTACTACCTCCAGGCGTACCGCCAGCGGATGCCGCTCACCGAGGGACTCTGGCGCGCGTTCGACCAGCTCGACTTCTCCGGCATCACGCTGCCGGGGCCGCAGGGGCTCAAACCCTATCATTTCACGGCGGTCATCAATCCCAATGACATGGACCGGGGCGTCTTCGTCACGGTGATGTACAAGCATGCGCGGTGTCCGGAAGGCTCGAACCCGCCCAGCCCCGGCAGCAAGCTGACACAGGGGGACAGCGCGCTCGAAATCGTCGGCGTGCTGACGGACATGGTCTCGGAGCTGACCATCCCCCTGCTGTCGCGGTTGATGGATCGCTTCTACACGGAATACGAAAACGTCTGCGGGACGCACGGCGAGCTGTTCACCGACACGACCACCCGGGGGAAGGCCTGGGGCAGCGCGGTGGGTGTTCCGCTCGGCCGGGTGCGCGAGACGGTGGAGCTGGCCCTCGCCATCAATCGCACCCACGCGTTCCCCGGGCTGTTCGGGGTGCGCTACGCCCTGCCCTCCAAAGCCACGCTGGCGTTCACCCAGCACGCGCCCATGACGTGCATCCTCGACATCGACGGGGCGTCGTCCACCCGCACGAAGTCCTACAACCGTCGCGTCTGGCAGCAGCTCGCCGAGTCCTCCATCCCCCACACGTACCACTGGGGCAAGCTCCACGAACTGGATGGCCCGGCGGTGCGCGGCCTGTACGGCGAGGCGCGCGTCAACGCCTGGCTCGAAGCGCGCCGGGCCCTGCTTCCCACGCCAGAGCTGCGCGCGGCCTTCGCCAATGACTATCTCCGCGGACTGGAACTTGAGTGA